A part of Candidatus Electrothrix aestuarii genomic DNA contains:
- a CDS encoding DUF4340 domain-containing protein: MIKAIIYAAAVLLIFQIGLTVAVHQQQAVNLESTAPDSAFLSFTPGSITSVEITGPEGEELILEKSGNGWIMPRAFSAPASQGQIDELLKKLAEAHQGLAVATTKGAAKRFKTAEDNFERHVVLRKGDAVAGDFYLGTSAGVRNSHVRKADQDAVVSIPVGSHEVDVDADSWLDRSLANLSKDELKAVTLGDISLTKKKEDKESIWTLEGASKEETNKDEVDSLLSKITALSVQSVLDPVKSAELLSKAPAVEFTVTKEDDSKLTYAFAKNDDEKDAYFILKMSNNDLYFKVGKWLVEGLTEAKREKLLVGYEEPKEKTPAAAEQGAPALDLPAPAVEQAVLPEFPEEDVSDQTDQAVQEELSEQGEQDGEALTAPESGEDAVAPAAEEAETADEAAPVEQETEDSQEEEAALPAE; encoded by the coding sequence ATGATAAAGGCAATAATCTATGCAGCCGCAGTTCTGCTTATTTTCCAGATCGGCTTGACCGTGGCTGTCCATCAACAACAGGCAGTTAACCTGGAATCCACAGCCCCGGACTCAGCCTTTCTTTCCTTTACGCCTGGCAGCATAACCTCGGTTGAAATAACAGGACCAGAGGGCGAGGAGCTGATCCTGGAAAAAAGTGGCAATGGTTGGATCATGCCCCGTGCTTTTTCCGCACCAGCAAGTCAGGGACAGATTGATGAATTGCTGAAAAAACTTGCTGAGGCCCACCAGGGCCTGGCAGTGGCCACCACCAAGGGAGCTGCCAAGCGTTTTAAGACTGCTGAGGATAATTTTGAGCGTCATGTTGTCCTGAGAAAAGGAGATGCTGTTGCAGGTGATTTCTACCTGGGTACCTCTGCCGGGGTGCGCAACAGCCATGTCCGCAAAGCAGACCAGGATGCGGTGGTCAGCATCCCTGTGGGCAGCCACGAGGTGGATGTGGATGCGGACAGCTGGCTGGATCGCAGCCTGGCAAACCTGAGCAAGGATGAGCTCAAAGCGGTTACGCTGGGCGATATCTCCCTGACCAAGAAGAAAGAGGACAAGGAAAGCATCTGGACCTTGGAAGGCGCGAGCAAGGAGGAAACCAATAAGGACGAGGTGGATTCCCTGCTGAGTAAGATCACGGCCCTTTCTGTCCAGTCTGTGCTTGATCCGGTGAAATCAGCTGAGCTTTTGAGCAAGGCCCCGGCTGTGGAGTTCACCGTGACCAAGGAGGACGACAGCAAGCTAACCTATGCCTTTGCCAAGAACGATGATGAGAAGGATGCGTATTTTATCCTCAAGATGTCCAATAACGACCTCTACTTTAAGGTCGGCAAATGGCTGGTTGAAGGCCTGACCGAGGCCAAGCGGGAAAAACTGCTGGTCGGTTATGAGGAGCCAAAGGAAAAGACACCTGCTGCCGCAGAACAGGGGGCTCCGGCTCTTGATCTGCCTGCGCCAGCGGTTGAGCAGGCGGTTCTGCCTGAGTTCCCGGAGGAAGATGTCTCTGACCAGACTGACCAAGCCGTGCAAGAAGAACTGAGCGAGCAGGGCGAGCAGGACGGCGAGGCCCTTACTGCGCCAGAATCGGGAGAGGATGCTGTTGCACCTGCTGCTGAGGAGGCGGAGACCGCTGACGAGGCTGCACCAGTAGAGCAGGAAACGGAGGATTCTCAGGAGGAGGAAGCAGCGCTTCCTGCGGAGTAA
- a CDS encoding IS3 family transposase, producing the protein MSRQAYYQALQRQMLQAAENQLIVELVRAIRQRHPRMGGRKLHYELQDSMAALGISRGRDAFFKLLSAHNLLVPTRLSHRKTTHAGLWRCPNLLIDLTITHVHQAWVGDITYITTETGFVYLALLTDVFSRFIVGFDLSSSLAVEGCDRALKQAIAQADGADLRGLIHHSDHGVQYTAWLYRERLQKMEIRSSMGEVGNCYENALAERVNGILKGEYGLDDLFIDKEHAQKAVREAVWLYNYERPHLALNYGKPAEIYFEKIDVK; encoded by the coding sequence ATCAGTCGGCAGGCATATTACCAGGCATTGCAGCGACAGATGCTCCAGGCAGCCGAAAACCAACTCATCGTGGAACTGGTCAGGGCCATCCGCCAGCGTCACCCACGTATGGGCGGACGAAAACTGCATTACGAACTACAGGATTCGATGGCCGCCTTGGGAATTTCCAGGGGCAGAGACGCATTTTTCAAGCTGTTATCAGCACATAACCTGCTGGTCCCAACCAGACTCAGCCATCGCAAAACCACACATGCTGGCCTGTGGCGATGCCCCAATCTGTTGATTGATTTAACCATTACCCACGTCCATCAGGCCTGGGTTGGTGACATCACCTATATCACGACCGAGACGGGATTTGTTTATCTGGCTTTACTGACCGATGTTTTTTCTCGCTTTATTGTCGGCTTCGATCTCTCGTCGTCGCTTGCGGTCGAAGGGTGTGACCGGGCGCTGAAACAGGCGATAGCACAGGCTGACGGTGCTGATTTGCGTGGCCTGATCCATCATTCGGATCATGGGGTGCAATACACCGCCTGGCTGTACCGGGAGCGATTGCAAAAGATGGAGATACGTTCCAGCATGGGAGAAGTGGGCAACTGTTACGAAAACGCCTTAGCTGAACGAGTGAATGGAATCTTAAAAGGCGAATATGGCCTTGACGACCTTTTCATTGATAAGGAACATGCTCAGAAAGCTGTCCGGGAAGCTGTATGGCTATACAATTATGAACGGCCTCACCTGGCACTCAACTATGGAAAGCCTGCAGAGATTTATTTTGAGAAAATTGATGTGAAGTAG
- a CDS encoding restriction endonuclease subunit S has product MGGEWQEVQLQDIVTILGDGLHGTPKYDEDGEYYFINGNNLEEGRIVFRDKTKRVAHDQFVKYKKKLNDRTILVSINGTIGNVAYYNGEKIILGKSACYFNLVDGVEKGFVRYVLSGSIFQNYLHQYSTGTTIKNVSLKDMREFSFQLPSVNEQKAIAHALGTLDDQIELNRQMNETLEAMAQTLFKSWFVDFDPVIDNAQASGKEIPEELRERAEARAALGDKRKPLPEDIRSLFPDEFIYNDEMGWIPKGWEVAPLSKITTELRRGISPKYIEKGGVRVVNQRCIRNHEIDYTLTRLNDETKRKVDGRLLEKGDLLINSTGVGTLGRMAQVHTLSEPTVVDSHVTVARANKNKYLPYTFARMMLSLEPYVEEMGEGTTGQTELSRKNLAQLQVIVPPVKTQENAEKYFYELYHKASLNIKNSSTLSLARDTLLPKLLSGELRIPDAEKMVEEVV; this is encoded by the coding sequence ATGGGGGGTGAGTGGCAGGAAGTCCAGCTTCAAGATATTGTCACCATTCTTGGCGATGGGTTACATGGAACTCCCAAGTATGATGAAGATGGAGAGTATTACTTTATTAATGGTAACAACTTAGAAGAAGGACGAATTGTTTTTAGGGATAAAACCAAGAGAGTGGCTCATGATCAGTTTGTAAAGTACAAAAAAAAACTAAACGATAGAACCATTCTTGTGTCAATTAACGGAACGATTGGCAATGTTGCTTATTATAACGGCGAGAAAATCATACTCGGAAAAAGTGCCTGTTACTTCAACTTGGTAGATGGTGTCGAAAAAGGTTTTGTTCGTTATGTCTTATCCGGGTCGATTTTTCAAAATTATCTGCATCAATACTCAACTGGAACTACCATAAAAAACGTTTCATTGAAAGACATGAGGGAGTTTTCGTTTCAGCTGCCATCTGTTAATGAACAAAAAGCTATCGCCCATGCTCTAGGAACGCTGGACGACCAGATTGAGTTAAATCGGCAAATGAACGAGACCTTGGAGGCGATGGCGCAGACCTTGTTCAAGAGCTGGTTTGTTGATTTTGACCCGGTGATTGACAATGCCCAGGCCAGCGGCAAGGAAATTCCCGAGGAGCTACGTGAACGGGCCGAGGCCCGCGCTGCCCTCGGTGATAAGCGCAAACCCCTGCCCGAAGATATCCGCAGCCTCTTTCCTGACGAGTTCATCTACAATGACGAGATGGGGTGGATTCCCAAGGGATGGGAAGTTGCCCCCCTTTCGAAAATAACAACGGAGCTACGCAGAGGTATTTCTCCAAAATATATTGAAAAAGGTGGCGTTAGAGTTGTTAACCAGCGCTGCATAAGGAATCATGAAATCGACTATACATTGACTCGACTCAATGATGAAACAAAACGCAAGGTTGACGGAAGATTGCTTGAAAAAGGTGATTTACTCATCAACTCAACAGGTGTTGGTACGTTAGGAAGAATGGCTCAAGTCCATACGTTGAGCGAACCAACAGTTGTTGATTCACATGTAACAGTTGCACGTGCAAATAAAAACAAATATTTGCCATACACTTTTGCCCGTATGATGCTTTCGTTAGAGCCATATGTGGAAGAAATGGGGGAAGGAACTACCGGTCAAACAGAACTAAGCAGGAAGAATCTTGCACAATTACAAGTTATTGTTCCGCCAGTCAAAACACAAGAAAACGCCGAAAAATATTTTTACGAGCTTTATCATAAGGCTTCGTTGAATATTAAAAATTCCAGCACCCTAAGTTTGGCTCGCGACACCCTCCTCCCCAAACTCCTCTCCGGCGAACTCCGCATCCCCGACGCCGAAAAAATGGTGGAGGAGGTGGTGTAA
- a CDS encoding HsdR family type I site-specific deoxyribonuclease → MKFTEEKLELAIISLLSEKGYPHIHGAIIDREPGEVLIKEDLRAFLTRQYAKDHITANEIASIIRELESCPASDLYESNKTIMKMVADGFLLKREDRSQKDLYIQLIDYSDLNEQRIPQEGEVPTIVAEPEPAYHASKNIYKLANQLKIQGYETRRPDALLYINGLPLVVFEFKSAIREEATIHDAYIQLTVRYRRDIPELFKYNAFCVISDGINNRAGSFFAPYEFFYGWQKIDGSEHREKDGIDSLYTMIHGMFDQVRLRDIIRNFIYLPDSSKKEEKILCRYPQYYAATKLYANIKAHRRPDGDGKGGTYFGATGCGKSFTMLFLTRLLMKSVDFASPTIVLITDRTDLDDQLSTQFVRAKKYIGDEAVISVESRGHLRKLLKGRSSGGVFLTTIHKFTEDTELLTVRDNVICISDEAHRSQTNLDQKVRITEDGVQRSYGFAKYLHDSLPNATYVGFTGTPIDATLDVFGPAVDTYTMNESVSDGITVRIVYEGRAAKVFLDNRKLEEIEAYYGQCAEQGATDYQIEESKKASAKMNAILGDPDRLAALARDFVAHYEERVKEGSTVRGKAMFVCSNRPIAYALYQEIITLRPQWTKVQVCEEGTELSEGEQKKIKPIERIKMIMTRGKDDPKELYEMLGSKEYRKELDRQFKEEKSNFKIALVVDMWLTGFDVPFLDTIYIDKPIQRHNLIQTISRVNRKFAGKEKGLVVDYIGIKTQMNQALAHYAKTDSANIEEIGQSIIVVKDHLDLLAKMFHPFDTRPYFSGAPVAQLHCLNMAAEFAMLTDKQEKRFMFLVKRLKAAYDICCGSDALSQNERDHIHFYLAVRSIVYKLTKGNAPDAAQMNAKVREMIKEALQSEGVKEIFRMGEGKEYDLFSEEYLAKIAKIKLPNTKIKLLQQLLAKAISEFKKVNKVRGVDFSKKLKALVDRYNERKEDDVLRSEVLEDFTDEIINLYNALRKEKESFGELGINFEEKAFYDILKTLAHKYDFTYPEDKLLHLAKEVKAVVDDKAKYTDWSAREDIKAELKADLIVLLAENDYPPVDRDEVYKEIFEQAENFKRFRQGQAVG, encoded by the coding sequence ATGAAATTCACTGAGGAAAAGCTGGAGCTTGCGATAATTTCTCTTCTGAGCGAGAAAGGCTACCCCCACATCCACGGTGCCATCATCGACCGGGAACCGGGCGAGGTCCTGATTAAGGAAGACCTGCGCGCCTTCCTGACCAGGCAGTACGCCAAGGACCACATCACCGCCAACGAGATCGCCTCCATCATCCGCGAGCTGGAAAGCTGCCCCGCCTCTGACCTCTACGAAAGCAACAAGACCATCATGAAGATGGTGGCAGATGGCTTTCTCCTCAAACGGGAAGACCGCAGCCAGAAAGATCTCTATATTCAGCTCATTGATTACAGCGACCTGAACGAGCAGCGGATACCCCAGGAGGGTGAGGTGCCGACAATCGTTGCCGAGCCAGAACCCGCCTATCATGCCAGTAAAAACATCTACAAACTGGCCAATCAGCTGAAAATTCAGGGCTACGAGACCCGCAGACCCGACGCTCTCCTCTACATCAACGGCCTGCCCCTGGTGGTCTTTGAGTTCAAGAGCGCCATCCGCGAGGAAGCCACCATCCATGATGCCTATATTCAACTCACGGTGCGCTACCGGCGGGACATCCCGGAATTATTCAAATACAATGCCTTCTGTGTGATCAGTGACGGGATCAACAACCGGGCCGGTTCCTTTTTTGCTCCATACGAATTTTTCTACGGCTGGCAGAAGATCGACGGCAGCGAGCACCGGGAAAAGGATGGCATCGATTCCCTCTACACCATGATCCACGGGATGTTTGATCAGGTCCGGCTGCGGGATATTATCCGCAATTTTATCTACCTGCCGGACAGCTCAAAAAAGGAGGAGAAAATTCTCTGCCGCTACCCGCAATACTACGCAGCAACCAAACTCTATGCCAACATCAAGGCCCATCGCCGCCCGGACGGAGACGGCAAGGGCGGCACCTATTTCGGAGCCACGGGCTGCGGCAAGAGCTTTACCATGCTCTTTCTCACCCGCCTCCTGATGAAAAGCGTTGATTTTGCCAGCCCCACCATTGTCCTGATCACCGACCGCACCGACCTGGATGATCAGTTATCTACTCAGTTTGTTCGTGCGAAAAAATACATCGGTGATGAGGCCGTCATCAGCGTGGAAAGCCGGGGTCATCTGCGCAAACTCTTAAAAGGACGGAGCAGCGGCGGCGTTTTTCTCACCACCATCCATAAATTTACCGAGGACACAGAGCTGCTCACCGTGCGAGATAACGTGATCTGCATCTCGGACGAGGCCCATCGCAGCCAGACCAACCTGGACCAGAAGGTACGAATCACAGAGGATGGGGTACAGAGGAGCTACGGCTTTGCCAAGTACCTCCATGATTCCCTGCCCAATGCCACCTATGTCGGTTTTACCGGCACCCCCATTGATGCCACCCTGGATGTGTTCGGGCCTGCGGTGGATACCTACACCATGAACGAGTCGGTGAGCGACGGCATTACCGTCCGCATCGTCTATGAAGGCCGGGCCGCCAAGGTGTTCCTGGATAATCGTAAGCTGGAAGAGATCGAGGCCTATTATGGCCAATGCGCCGAACAAGGCGCCACAGACTATCAGATTGAGGAGAGCAAAAAGGCCAGCGCCAAGATGAATGCCATCCTCGGTGATCCGGACCGGCTGGCCGCCCTGGCCAGGGATTTTGTAGCCCATTATGAGGAGCGGGTCAAGGAAGGCTCCACGGTCCGGGGCAAGGCCATGTTTGTCTGTAGCAACCGCCCTATTGCCTATGCCCTGTATCAGGAGATCATTACCCTGCGGCCGCAATGGACAAAGGTACAGGTCTGCGAAGAGGGGACCGAGCTCTCAGAAGGAGAGCAGAAAAAGATCAAGCCGATTGAGCGGATCAAGATGATCATGACCCGTGGCAAGGATGATCCCAAGGAACTCTACGAGATGCTTGGGAGCAAGGAGTATCGCAAAGAGCTGGATCGGCAATTCAAGGAGGAAAAGTCGAATTTCAAAATCGCTCTGGTGGTGGATATGTGGCTTACCGGCTTTGATGTGCCCTTTCTCGACACCATCTATATCGACAAACCCATCCAGCGCCATAACCTGATCCAGACCATCTCGCGGGTAAATCGCAAATTTGCAGGCAAGGAAAAGGGTCTGGTGGTGGATTATATTGGGATCAAAACCCAGATGAATCAGGCCCTGGCCCATTACGCCAAGACAGACAGCGCCAATATCGAGGAGATTGGTCAGTCCATTATCGTGGTCAAGGACCATCTGGACCTGCTGGCCAAGATGTTTCACCCCTTTGATACCCGGCCCTATTTTAGCGGCGCACCTGTTGCCCAGCTCCACTGCCTCAATATGGCAGCCGAGTTTGCCATGCTCACGGATAAACAGGAAAAGCGTTTCATGTTCCTGGTCAAACGGCTCAAGGCGGCCTATGATATCTGCTGTGGCAGCGATGCCTTGAGCCAAAATGAGCGCGATCATATCCATTTTTACCTGGCTGTCCGCTCTATCGTCTATAAATTGACCAAGGGAAATGCCCCGGACGCGGCCCAGATGAACGCCAAAGTGCGGGAGATGATTAAGGAGGCCCTGCAAAGCGAGGGGGTGAAAGAGATCTTCAGGATGGGGGAAGGCAAAGAGTATGACCTGTTCAGCGAGGAGTATCTGGCCAAGATTGCCAAGATCAAGCTCCCCAATACCAAAATCAAACTCCTCCAGCAATTGCTGGCCAAGGCGATCAGTGAATTCAAGAAGGTCAATAAGGTCAGGGGAGTAGATTTCTCGAAAAAGCTCAAGGCCCTGGTGGATCGGTACAACGAGCGCAAGGAGGATGATGTATTGCGGAGTGAGGTGCTGGAGGACTTCACTGATGAGATCATCAACCTCTATAATGCCTTGAGGAAAGAAAAGGAATCCTTTGGCGAGCTGGGTATCAATTTCGAAGAAAAGGCATTCTAT
- a CDS encoding transposase, whose translation MKKEPVKRYSQALKQQVVREYEEGVSIYSLRQKYGIGAHGTVERWIKKFGRSGYRAEVVHIQTVEDQLEFKAMKSRIKELESALAQSVLENRMLETTIEVADQSLGTDIKKISGGNYNQGSSCKADQQAGGL comes from the coding sequence ATGAAAAAAGAACCTGTCAAACGTTACAGCCAGGCACTTAAACAACAGGTTGTCAGAGAGTACGAAGAGGGCGTCAGCATCTACAGCTTGCGTCAGAAATATGGCATTGGCGCTCACGGCACCGTAGAGCGATGGATTAAGAAGTTTGGCCGTTCCGGTTACCGCGCCGAGGTTGTGCATATCCAAACGGTTGAAGATCAGCTTGAATTTAAAGCAATGAAAAGCCGGATCAAGGAGCTGGAATCGGCATTGGCACAAAGCGTCCTTGAAAACCGGATGCTGGAAACCACGATAGAAGTAGCCGATCAATCATTGGGCACTGATATTAAAAAAATTTCGGGAGGAAATTATAACCAGGGCAGCAGCTGTAAGGCAGATCAGCAGGCAGGCGGCCTGTAA
- a CDS encoding class I SAM-dependent DNA methyltransferase — protein sequence MAKKAANKKATKKADSFEQILWDTANKLRGSVSSADYKHVVLSLIFLKFASDKFEERRAELIAEGKEKYVDMVEFYTMKNVFFLPEEARWSYVKQQAKQDDIAIKIDTALATVEKTNKALKGALPDNYFSRLGLEGSKLAALIDTISNIDTVADKKEDVVGRVYEYFLAKFAASEGQRGGEFYTPKVVVNLIAEMIEPYKGKIYDPCCGSGGMFVQSIKFVESHHGNSRDISIYGQESIATTRKLAKMNLAIRGISGNLGEAPADTFFRDQHPDLKADYIMANPPFNLKGWRAADELIDDPRWAGYEVPPANNANYAWILHMISKLSENGVAGFVLANGSMSTTTNSEGEIRKKIIENDLVDCMIALPGQLFFTTAIPVCLWFISKNKKADAAQGFRDRQGETLFIDARKMGSLIDRVHRELSDEEIGEIARTYHAWRGENYECRMMNAEVKGVKS from the coding sequence ATGGCAAAAAAAGCAGCAAACAAGAAGGCAACAAAGAAAGCAGACAGTTTTGAGCAAATCCTCTGGGACACCGCCAATAAGCTCCGGGGCTCGGTTTCCTCGGCAGATTATAAGCATGTGGTCCTGAGCCTCATCTTTCTCAAATTTGCCAGTGACAAGTTTGAGGAGCGCAGGGCAGAGCTCATTGCCGAGGGCAAGGAGAAGTATGTGGACATGGTGGAGTTTTACACCATGAAGAATGTCTTTTTCCTGCCCGAGGAAGCGCGCTGGAGCTATGTGAAGCAGCAGGCCAAGCAGGATGATATTGCCATCAAGATCGACACGGCCCTGGCCACGGTGGAGAAGACAAACAAGGCCCTGAAAGGGGCCCTGCCGGACAACTATTTCTCCCGTCTGGGGCTGGAGGGCAGCAAGCTGGCCGCCCTGATAGACACCATCTCCAATATTGATACGGTGGCGGATAAAAAGGAAGATGTGGTGGGCCGGGTCTATGAGTATTTCCTGGCCAAGTTTGCCGCCTCTGAGGGTCAGCGGGGCGGTGAGTTCTACACCCCCAAGGTGGTGGTTAATCTGATTGCCGAGATGATTGAGCCCTACAAGGGCAAGATCTATGATCCCTGCTGCGGTTCCGGCGGCATGTTTGTCCAGTCCATCAAGTTTGTTGAGAGCCACCACGGCAACAGCAGGGATATTTCCATCTACGGCCAGGAATCCATTGCCACCACCCGCAAGCTGGCCAAGATGAACCTGGCCATCCGGGGTATTTCCGGCAATCTGGGTGAGGCCCCGGCAGACACCTTTTTCCGGGATCAGCACCCGGACCTCAAGGCAGATTACATCATGGCCAATCCGCCCTTTAACCTGAAAGGGTGGCGGGCTGCGGACGAGCTCATTGATGATCCGCGCTGGGCTGGCTACGAGGTGCCGCCTGCCAATAATGCCAACTACGCCTGGATTCTCCACATGATCTCCAAGCTCTCGGAAAACGGGGTGGCGGGTTTTGTCCTGGCCAACGGCTCCATGAGCACCACCACCAATTCCGAGGGGGAGATCCGCAAAAAGATTATTGAAAATGACCTGGTGGATTGCATGATTGCCCTGCCGGGGCAGCTCTTTTTCACCACCGCCATACCGGTCTGTCTCTGGTTTATCAGCAAGAACAAAAAGGCGGATGCCGCGCAGGGATTTCGCGATCGCCAGGGCGAGACCCTGTTTATCGATGCCCGCAAAATGGGCTCGCTGATTGACCGGGTGCATCGGGAGCTGTCCGATGAGGAGATCGGCGAAATCGCCCGGACCTATCATGCCTGGCGGGGGGAGAATTATGAATGCAGAATGATGAATGCTGAAGTGAAGGGTGTCAAGTCCTGA